In Prinia subflava isolate CZ2003 ecotype Zambia chromosome 8, Cam_Psub_1.2, whole genome shotgun sequence, the genomic window GGGACCTGCTGGACCAGCACGGAGGTGGGTGTCTGGTGGGGGGATCTGCTGAAGGGTCACCTGTGGCCCCATGATGGGACAAATCCGTGTGCGAGGTGTGGAGGAGCCCGGGCCCAGCTGTCTGGGACGTGCGGCACTGACCGAGTTCTCCTGGTGTCCCGCAGGGGCCGCGTACGAGCGCAGGCTGACTGTGGATGGCGAGGAGACCACGCTGCTGGTGCTGGACACCTGGGAGCCAGAGCAGAGGGTACGGCGGGGCTGGGTGTTGGAGTGAGCTGGGTGAGCCAGGATGTGCCAAGGGGACATTGTACGGGCACAAGTGCTGTCTTGGGGTCTCTGAGCACTTTGAAGGGAAATCTAGGGCCCTCCTGTCCATGTCTGGGGCTCATCAACGTGGAGCATGGGATACACACCGGGCAAGACAGGCTGCAGTCACatctctgcccagctctgtgcccacccTCCCCAGGCATGGGAGGCTGCCTGCTGTGTTCTCACTGGTGTGGGTTCTTAACCCACTCCAAAATGCATGGAAATGGTTTGGGAATGGGGCTGAAGGATCCAGCTGGGTAAATCCACAAGCCAGTATCACCAGCCAGAACATTTTAACGGAAAGAACGGTGCCCCCAAGAGCCTGGCATGGGGCATTCCTCATGCCCAGAACATGAGGTATCTCCTGGGCAGAATaccagtgctgctgtcactgtctCCCTCCAAAcacctccctccttcccttcatGCCAGGGCCCTGCACTCCTGTAGGTGCCACCAGCTGTGAGTCCCGAGGAGTGGAGATGGAGTCAGTGCCCAAGCTGTGGACAGGGGCGCAGCACCCACATGGACTGAGGCTGTGTTTGGCACTttcctgcactgcccagagaTGCCCCAGCACTGTAACACCCTGGCAATGGCCCCTTTTTGCCACTATGGCTTATTCCCACactgcccagcagtgcctggatcATGGAGGGTGCAGTACCCACCACACTGCCCCAGGGCATTCCCAGGGGATTCAGCCTCACTTCCCCACACTGAGGTGAGCCCACAGCCACAATTTGTTgttgaaagagagaaaaactccCAAACACCCCCCTCAAAATCAAGAGCTTTTAATCTGCATTTAATTAATAGAGTAACACATCTGTTCTCCACAGTGTGGGGGCTGGTGGGGTGTGCTGACAGATCCCATCAGTGCCAGGgtgctctgctgtcccctggaAGTGGTCATGGCCACGGGTTGGTGACATCTTGTTCCCCATGTGGTGACAGGGTGAGGAGAGCCAGCGCCACAGCCACTGCCTGCAGATAGGGAACGCTTACATCATTGTTTACTCTGTCACTGACCGGGACAGCTTCGAGAGCGCCTCCGAGCTGCGCATCCAACTGCGCCGTGCGCGCCAGGCTGAGGACATCCCCATCATCCTGGTGGGGAACAAAACTGACCTGGTGCGCTGCCGTGAGGTGTCTGAGGAAGGTGAGTAGGGGGTGAAGCTTCTGGCTGGTGGAGACCCCTGAGGGGCCTCCATGCCCACGTCTGTCCCTTTGTCCCTAGACGCGCAGCTGCTGTTGTGCATGTGGCAGCGCCTGTCCCAGAGCACTTGGGGTGCCAGCAGGGCTATGCccactccctgcccttcccttgcAGAGGGCCAGGCCTGCGCTGCTGTCTTCGACTGCAAGTTCATTGAGACGTcggcagctctgcagcacaacGTGGCCGAGCTCTTCGAGGGGGTGGTGCGGCAGATCCGCCTGCGCCGAGGGGGCAAAAAGTCCCACCTGCACCCCACACCTGGCCAGAAGCACAAGGAGAGCCTCACCACCAGAGCCCGGCACTTCCTCGACAGGCTGGTGgccaggaacagcagcaaagtGGCCCTCAAAGTCCGTTCCAAGTCCTGCCATGACCTGTCTGTGCTCTGAGAGCCACGGTCCTGTCTCTCCACACATGCCAGCTGGGAGtctgctctctgccagcagTGTGGCCAGTGGCTCTGTGGAGAGCTCAGATAGGGCTGGAGTGATGCTGAAGATGTGGAGCTGTTTTTACTGGTGCTGAGCGATGCAAAGGTGCTCTGGATCCAGCCACTCCCCTCCAGGAGAGGGGATAAGTGGGACCAGGTTCATGCAGTGGAGGATGGGATGGGTACCTGTACTTGGGGTGGTAAGATTTTGGatcacagctgctcctgcagagcagaggtgagTGGTAGCTgtgccccagagcagggctggaggctaCCAGGAGTGTGGCAGGTCCCGCTCACAGTGCCATCCtttgcagggcagcagggactggAAGGGCACCATGGCATTGTCCACCTTGGACAGCctggagcctggctgggaaGAGGGGGCAGGGGAGCACCAGTGGCATCACCTGGCACCCtgatcctgctgtgccagggctttgTGCCATGTCCCACTGGCACCAGTGTTTCTGTGCTCTCTCTGTACTGGTGGGATGGGGAAACCCTTGATCTGCAGAATAAACCGCGTCAGGGAGGTGCTGTTCTCTGCTGGGTCACTGCCCTGGGAGCCACATCCCAGAGCCACACGGTCAGATTGAAGCTCTGTTCCTTCCCTGTGGCCAGGGCTGAGGATCTGCTTCCTGCTCTAGCCAGGCCTTGGCTGACTTCTCCATTCGCTGGAGTATTTTGAGGCAGGGAGAGCCTCTGTCCAGGGCTTTCTTTGGCCACCCTTAGTGGAGGTCCCAATTCCTCAGACAGTGGTCCAGCATTGTCCTCTGTAAAGGCCCCTGCATTTCCCAACTCTGGAAAAGCctctgggaagggctgagctctgctgagctgcaggtttAAAGCCCCGTGGgagccacagcctgggcagggagccGGGCACTTGGTGGCTCCTGGTGCCCCAGGAAGGGGCAGGGAGcgggagcagagcagagtggcacagccaggaaggGACGTGCTTGGCTGCAGCAAGCAGGGAGTGACCCTGGGCACCCAGGGAGGcaatgctggagctgtgtgggttTTGCCTGTTGTTTTTaggctgtgctgccatccaGCAGCTGGGATTCCATGAGGGAACCTGCTCAGCATCCCAGGCCTGATGCCAGGGAGGATCAGCAGTGCCCTCCTGCCCGGGTCGGGAGTTTCCACTCACTCTGTGGTCAGACTGTGGGGAACCACTGGTTGTGGCTGGCTCAGATGaacacagggatggggcagcaccCTGTTCCTTTGGGAAATTTGCACTCTCCAGAGGTGCAAATCCCAAGCTTTGCCCTCAGAAATGGGGATGCTAGTGCTCAGatcttttctgtgctgcttagtGCCCatagcactgctgctctgctcctcctgttCTGCCCTGGAGCTCCCAGCTCGTCGATTCCcggtgctgctggaggtgatgCTGTGGTTCACACAGCGTCAGCCAGGCCGGGGTTGGGGGCTGCACCCGAGGGACAGGGGCTCCTTGCTGCTGCcgtccctcctgcagctgcagctggtgtTTCCCTGTGGCAGGAGACGGGGGAGGGGGGCCGTGGGATGGAAAGTTGGCAGTCAGCACAGAGGGGAGTGGAAAGAATGAGCTCAAACCCAGAAAAATGCGGCCGTGCTGGAAGAtgggaggagtgggaggagagGCCAAGGGGGGCCACGGTGAGGCGCTGGGAAACAGAGGGAGGGTGGAAGGAGGAGGTGTTGGCGGGGAGCCGGGGTCTGCCTGTGGCCCCCATCTGGGCCCACTCTTGGGGAAGGTGGTGCCAGGTCTCGGTGGTACCAGCTGCTCCAGCGAGTGCTCTCAGGTCTATCCCAGCACCATCTGCCTCTGTGTAGCCACTGGCTCCAGTGCTGTCTGTCCCTGGGTGGCCATCGGTCCCAATGCCATCCATCCCTGGGTGGCCACCAGCTCCAGTACAGTCTCCCCCCATCCCATGGGCTCCCTGGTGCCGCCAGCCCCGGTGCCCACCACCCTGCTCCCACATCCACGGGTCCCCGCTGGCTCCTCTCTGGCACATGGGACAGCAGCCCCGGACTCCCCCATCTTGCTCTGCACAGCGACGCTGCTTTTTGTGAGGTTTCCCAAGCCAGGCTGTGATTTGGAAGGgctcaggagctgtgctgtgccaggctgggccaCGGCAGGCTCCAGGGTGGGGTGCAGGGGGATGTGTGGGCACGCTCTCTTCTGCTGCCCATCCTTCTcggctctgggaacagcagtggcagggagagggcagcaTCCCGGGCAGGAGGCCAACCCCGCAGAGAGGGGCTCCCAGGAGGCCTTCCCATCTGCCCTCTGCCTGAAACACAGAACTATGAATCACCCCGGTCCTGAAATAGATTCCTgttatttgaaatataaaatttgaaagacattaaaaaaaaaattaaagacttGTGTTATaatccctgctgtgctcccatcTCCTGCCCATGGCTCAGATCTAAACTGGGGGCAGCACCATTTCACTGTGCTCAAACATTCACCAGTTTTTGCTCCTCAGCAGACTTTCATCCcggtgaggaggaggaggaggaggagaaggcttGGTGGCACAGCCGAGTTCTCAGTGGCTTGGAGTATTTGCGAGGAAAACACACATTTCGGCCAAttttccagcagagccctggtcCCAGTCCAGCGCGTGGGGAGAACTTGCTGCCATTTATAAGGGGTTTTACAGAGGGGCTGTTCGCTGTGACCACCAGTGGGAGCGGTCAGGGGCCTTCCCAAGAACGGGAGTGCAGGTCCTCGGGAAAACGGTGACGGGCAGGAACTCCCGGGACAGCCCAGGAGCCCCCGCCCCACCTGCTCGGGTCGATGGCAGGCTTGGGGCCAGGACCACCTCCCTGCCCGTGCGCCAGAGGGGCTGCGAAAGCGGGACCCCTGCCCGTGCTCCAGAGGGGCTGCGAGAGCGGGACCCCTGCCCGTGCTCCAGAGGGGCTGCGAGAGCGGGACCCCTGCCCGTGCTCCAGAGGGGCTGCGAGAGCGGGACCCCTGCCCGTGCTCCAGAGGGGCTGCGAGAGCGGGACCCCTGCCCGTGCTCCAGAGGGGCTGCGAGAGCGGGACCCCTGCCCGCAGGACCTCCCGGGGctctcccctgccctcacacGGCGGGGCTCGGAGGGAGGCTCGCgctctgcccttctcctggcagccggggcggggccggcttCAGCGCCGCTACGCGTGACGCACTTCCGGTCGGTAAGGGGACGTGTCGGTGCGGACCGCGGTGGGAGCAGCCGCCATGGAGGAGCCCGCGGCGCACAACGGCagcgccgccggggccgcgcccggggccgggacccccgcccgcccgcccgccacCCCCGAGGGCATGGCGCTGGCCTACGGCAGCCTCGTCCTCATGGCGCTGCTGCCCATCTTCTTCGGGGCGCTGCGCTCCGTCAGCTGCGCCAAGAGCAAGGTACCCCCGCGGCTCGGGGCAGCCGGGCCTATAGGCCTCGCCCCTCCCCAAGGGTCCCCTCCGGGCGCCCCGTTCACGGGCGGACCGGCAGCTGCATgtcccccgccccggcccggggccTGGAGGCGCAGGGGACCCCGGGGAGAGAGTTGGCTTCCCCCTGGGCTTCTCCAGCCACGTCGTCACCGCCCCGATAAATTCAAGTGCTGCAAAACACAACCGTCCCTTGTCCCTGCTCGAGAGGAGCTGTGTTGGGGGGACTCGAGTGTGGCTATGCCCCGCGGCACTGGGGCTGCTCCGGGggtgctctcctgcctgcacacCCTGTTCTACCCCGGTACTCCTCCCGCTGTTCTCTGAATTTCATAGCGGGGACTTAAACCCCAACAGCTGGGCTGCTGTAGCTCAGGAGGAACACTGTTTCGCACAGTCTGATCagttactatttttaaaatatccttgTGTGCCCTTAAGCCTCATATCAGGAGCTTCAGCTGATCTTAGGGGGCTTCTGGCAGCCCAGGCAGTGGGGGCTGTGAGCAAAGCCCAGCTGCGGTTCGGGGTGGGGGGTTCTCATCTCTCACTCTGccgggagcagcaggaatttgggcACCTCTGCACTGCCGGGCACAGCATGACAACTGCCATGCCCGGGATAAGCTGCACAAGGGCTTTTGAGATGCCCTCGATCTGTGCTGGCCGCAGGTGTTTGCCTGAGTGAGATTAGATCTCcgagcagcagccagctgggccTGGAGCGAGCAGGGAACAGGCAGAAAACAGGCagccctctgcctcctctgaaACCTGAAGGTCTCCCCTGGGAAATGGCTTGAAAGGGGCTGGTGCAAAGATGTCGTGGAAGGGGTTTATAAATCTGGGGCTTTTGAGCACAAGAAGTGTCCCGAGAGCAAGGTGAGGGATGAGAAGGTGGCTGGAGAGATGCGTTGTGCACAGGGTGATCACAGATGGTGGCACAGATGGGGCTGGCTGGGCGTGAGCGGTGAGGGAGCCCAGCTCCCCTCTGGGCAGGGGAGAAAGGAACAACGCCAGcacaggattttttccttctccaagacAAGAAAAGCAGTAAATTGTGGCTGTCCTGGGAAGGACAAGTGCAAGGTTTGTGTTTT contains:
- the REM1 gene encoding GTP-binding protein REM 1, whose translation is MTLNTQPGSRSPLRRRASTPLPRPGGSGAALRGEPCHPQLGHTASEPGSRAPRGSGSADSSGSPSLREPRYRVVLLGDPGVGKTSLVNLFAGVQERDLLDQHGGAAYERRLTVDGEETTLLVLDTWEPEQRGEESQRHSHCLQIGNAYIIVYSVTDRDSFESASELRIQLRRARQAEDIPIILVGNKTDLVRCREVSEEEGQACAAVFDCKFIETSAALQHNVAELFEGVVRQIRLRRGGKKSHLHPTPGQKHKESLTTRARHFLDRLVARNSSKVALKVRSKSCHDLSVL